From Acidobacteriota bacterium:
CATCTGTTCACTCAACCTGGAAGAGATCTGGTTCGATCCCGCGCCCCGGTAGGCCGATATGCAGATCCTCGATTCGCTGCGCCGCCGTTTCACCCGCGTTCACAACCGCTACTTGTTCTTGTCCTTCCTGATCCTCTTCATTGCCATGTTCCTGCTGGCCGTGTTCATCCGCTACCAGTTCCGCGACATCCTGCTGACGGAAACCCATGAGCGCGGCGAGGAATTTGAGAGGAATCTCAGGGCCACCTTCACCCCGCTGCTGGTGACCTATAACTACGCTTCCATTTACAGCTATCTGGAAACCATGGTCGAGCAGCAGAACATTCTCTATCTGGCCGTTTACGACAAAGAGCTGACGCTGGCGGCCTGCAACAACTACTATCGCGAGAACCAGGACGCGATCCTCCGAATCCGAGGCACAGACCTGAAGTACCTGCGGCAGACCGCGTTCACCGAGGGCCTGATCGTTCTGCCTGGCGGCCGGAAAAATTACGTGTTGGACATTCAGGCGCCCGTGTTCATCAAGCCTTCGACGGTCCGCTGGGGCATCCTCCACGCCGGCCTGTCGCTGGACAACATGTACGCCCACCTGCACGAGATTCACATCTTCATCCTGTTGTCGTTCCTCGTCGCCCTGGTTGTCACCTACCTCGGGCTGCAGCAGGTGGCCCGGATGATCCGGCGGCCCATGGACACCCTGCTGGCCGGTGCCCGCAGACTGGCCACGGGCGACCTGAACCATCATTTCGATCTGGCGGGCGCCAACGAATTCGGGACGCTGGCCCAGTCCTTCAACCAAATGGTGGCCGAGGTCCAGTTGCTCCAGAATCGCTTGGAAGAATGGAATCGGGAGCTGGAGCAGCGGGTGGCCGAACGCACCGCCGCGCTTCAGGAGACGCGACAGTTCCTGGAGAACGTCTTCAACTCGCTCGCCGAGTGCATCATCACCATTGATCGGAAGGGGATACTCACCTACGCCAACGCCCGCTTTTTTGAGATCTCCGGCTTCACGCGGGACGACCTGGGCAAACCGTTTTCCCGTCTGTTCCTCAATCGCGGCCTGCCCAAGATCAAGGCGTTCCGGACATTCGTCCGCTGCCGCCGCGGCGAAACCATCCGCTGGGAACAGGCGATGCTTTTCAATCGCCGCGAGCTGCTGCTGGAGCTGGCCGTCAGCCCCCTGCACAGCCTCACCGGACCGCCGCTGGGGCTGTTGGTCATCGGCCGCGACATCACCCGGCAACGCGAGATCGAGCAGCAGCTCCACCACGCGCGCAAAATGGAAATTATCGGCGGACTGGCGGGCAGCATCGCTCACGACTTCAACAACCTGCTGGGGGCCATCCTTCCCGCCGTGGAGCTGCTGAAACAGGACCTGCACGGGCCGGAAGACCGCCGGCGGATCGAGATCGTGGAGCACTCGGCGCACCGGGCCGCCGACCTCATCGCCCAGTTGCTGTCTGTCTCCCGGCAACGTGAGTTGCCGCTGATGCCGCTGGACCTGAACGAGATCGTCGAGTCCGTTCTGGCCACTCTCGCTTCAGTGCTGGCCCCCGATCTCCGCCTCCAGGTCCGGCTGGACAACGAGCCGGTCCAGATCCAAGGCAACCGGAGCATGCTGGAGCAGTTCCTGTCCGAGGTGCTGCTCCGGTCGCAGGCGCAACAGCCGCACGGCGGTGAAATCCTCCTGATCACAGACCGCTTCCAGCCCGACGACGGATTTCTCCGGCTGCATCCCGAAGTCCCGGTCGGCGATTACGTGCAGCTTCGCATCATGGACACGGTCACCGGCGTTGAGGAGCAATACTTCCACCAGCTCTATGATCCGTTCTTCACCGCGACCGGCGGCACGGCCGACGCGTCCATCAGCGACTCGCTGGTTTACGGTGCGATCAAAAAACACAACGGCTACATATTCTGGAACGCCCAGCCGGACCGTGGCACCACCATCCAGATCCTGCTTCCCGCACTGACGCCGGACGTGCCGTTCTCCGCGAACGCCAAGGGCCTGCTTGAGGTTGCCCCAACCATGCCGCGCGGACATGAGCGGGTGCTGGTGGTCGATGACGAAGACATGGTCCGAGAAGTCGCGCGGGATTTGTTGGCCGAGCTCGGTTACAATGTGGATTCCGTGTCCTCGGGTCAGGAAGCGGTGCGGATGATCGAGGCCGCCCCGGAGCGTTTTGACCTGATCATTCTGGACATGGTCATGCCCGGAATGGACGGGCTGGAGACCATCAGCTGTCTCCGGCGCATTCGGCCGGACTTGCGGGTGATCCTCGTCAGCGGCTATGACTCCGACGAGAAGATCCGTCGCGCGCTGCAGTCGGGATACGTGGAATTCATGCAAAAACCATACAAGATCAACGATCTGGCCACCCTGGTTCGGCGGATCCTCCAATCCGAAAAGCCGCCGCCGTCTAATCCGTGAGCCAGGTTTCCCAAAAGGCGGTCATGGCCTCGAACAGGTGAACCCGCGACTCCGGGCTCCGGATACTGTGCTCCATGAGCGGGTAGAGCATGAGTTGGAACGGCTTGCCTGCCTCGATCAGCCGTCGGGAGAGTTGAACCGTGTTCTGCAGATGCACATTGTCATCGGCCGTGCCGTGCACGAGGAAAAATCGTCCGGACAGCGTCGCGGCGAAGTGGACGGGTGAAGACTGGCGGTAGCCGTCCGGGTTGTGTTGCGGCAAATCCATATAACGTTCGGTGTAGATGGTGTCGTAATTGAGCCAGTCGGTGACCGGCGCAACAGCGACACCCGCCCGGAAGACGCCTGATGCCCGGGTCATCGCCAGACAGGTCATGTAACCGCCATAGCTCCAACCCCAGATGCCGATTCGCTGCGCATCCACAAACGGCAGCGTTTTGAGGTACTCCACCCCGATGAGCTGGTCATGGAGTTCCTGCTCACCCAACCGCCGATAGATCGCGTTCTCCCACGCCTTGCCTCTCCCGGCGGAGCCCCGGTTGTCCAGGCTGAACACCACGAAACCGCGTTGGGCCATGAGCTGATGCCACAGATAGTAGGCGCCCGCCCAGCTGTCGGTCACCACCTGGGCATGGGGTCCGCCATAAACATAAACCAGGACCGGATACCGCCGGGCGGCGTCGAAATTCGGCGGCTTCAGGATCCGGGCGTGGAGCTCGGCGCCGTCGGGGGCCCGGAGTATCAAATATTCCCAGCGCGAAAACCCGTACGGCGTCAGCAGCCCGGGGTCGGGACGCCGGAACGCTTTTCCTGACAGCGGCCACGCCAGCCGGCCGATGCGGAATTCCGGTGGCGATGCATCCGTGGAATATGCGTCCAGGTAGCGGGTCGCGTCGGGCGAGATCACGACGTCATGGGTGCCCGGCTCCGTAGTCAACCGTCGCGGCGGTCCGCCCTCCAGTCCCACCCGATAGAGATGGCGTTCCCGAACACTGTGTTCCGTCGCCGTGAAATAGACAATTCCCTGGGACTCATCCAGACCGTTCAGCTCGGTCACCATCCAGGCCCCCCGGGTGAGTCGCCCGATCAGGCGGCCATCCAGGTCGTACCGGTACAGATGCCGGAAACCGTCGCGTTCCGATCCCCAGATGAACTCTTGCCGCTGGCGGAGCGGGTACAACACGTCATGCACATTGACCCAGCAGGCATCCTGCTCGGTCAGGATGACCTGCCAGGTCGCCGCCGCCGGTAGCATCCGGACCAGCTCCAGGCGGTTTTGCCGCCGGTTGAGTTGCTGCACGAGCAGGTGCAACGAATCAGGCGTCCAGGCCACCCGCGGCAGATACACGTCCGGCACGCCCCCCACCGCCAGTTGTCGGAGCTCGCCGGTGTCGAGGCGATAGTGGAAGAGCGCCGCCACGGGATTGGTGCCGCCTGCCTTGGGGTACTTCTGGAGCGTGATGACAGGATGTTGGGGCAACCAGTCCACAAGCGGATACTCCGCCACGTTGGATTGATCGAGACGCAGGATCGCCACAGCGCGCGAATCGGGCGACCACCAGTAGCCTTGCCCAAGCGCAAACTCCTCCTGGTAGACCCAATCCACAACCCCGTAAGCCGCCACGCGACTGCCGTCGGTTGTCGCGGCCACTTCCCGACCCGTCTCGCGAAAGAGGATCCAGAAGTTGCCGTCCCGGACAAACGATATCTTCGCGCCGTCCGGGCTGTAGCGCACTTCGGACTCCGCCTCCGGGGTGGTCGTCCACCGGCGGATCGCGCCGCTCAACAACTCGGTCTCATAGATGTCCCCGCGATACAGGAAGAGCGCCCGGTCTCCACTGGGTGAGAAGATCACCCCCGCCACCGCGGCTTCCGGCGGCGCCTTGTGGGCGAGGTCCGCCAGACCCGACAGTTTCTGGATCAGCCGCTCCGGGTCCAGCGCCAGCCGGCTCTCGCCTGTGAGCGGATCCACCGCTTGATACACGCTGCGGCCGGTCGCCGGGTCTTTGACCCGGCAGACTAGTTCACGGCTGTCGGCCCGCCAGGCCGGCTGTTCAACCACGCGGGACAGAAAGGCTGGATTGTCGTAGATCTCCCGGACGGTGATGGGCCGGAATCCGGCGACCCGGGTCCAGGTCGCCAGACCGACGGTCATCACCCCCGCGACGACCACCACGTAAATCGCCCGATGTCGACGGTGCGCCATCCTGTCGCCTCCCCATGCTGGCTTGGGGGTGGGGTGCCCCCCTCAAATGCGGCTGAAATCGGCCACGGTGGTCTTGTCGCCCAGAAACGCTCCCTTGCCGATGGTCACCGCCTCACCCAGCACACAATTGCGCCCCACTGCGCTGTAGCGCAGGTAGGCGCCGCTCTTGAAGCGGCTGCCGCTCATGATCACCGAATCGCGGATCTGCACCCCTTCCTCGATCCGGCATTTTTCGCCGATCACGGCGTTCTCGATGACGACGTTGTCCTTGATCACGCACGACTCGTGAACAAAGGATTTCGCGTCCATCCGGCTCGACGCCGGCAGGCTGAGCGGTTTCGGTTCGAACAGGCCGAAAAATTTGGGCAGCGGCACGCGTCCGGACAGCACGTCGAAGTTGGCCTGCAAATAGCAGCAGGGATTGTCGATGTGGCACCAGTACTCGTCGGTTTTCTGGGCGATTATTTTGGCACCCTGCCCGATCAGCCCCGGGAACAGCTCGCGCTCCAGAGTGTAGTAGGTGTCGGCCGGAATGGCGTCCAGGATCTCCCGCTCCATGACGTAGACCCCCATGTTCACCCAATCGTCCTGAAGTTCGTGGTCGCGCGGTTTTTCAATGAAGCCGGTCACGCGGCCGGTCCGATTCTTGAGGATGACGCCGAGCCGTTCCGGCCGGGTTGACCGGCCCTCTACCAGCGTGACCAGGGCGCGGCGCTCGCGGTGGTGCGCGATGACCCGGCTCAGGTCCACCCCGGTCAGGATGTCACCGTTCAGCACCAGCGTAGGGCCGGTGATCAGCGGGGCGGCTGTGCGCAGCGCACCGGCGGTGCCCTGGGGCACGGCTTCCACCGTGTAATGGATGACCAGTCCGAAGTCGGAACCGTCGCCTAGCAACTCCTGAATATGGCGAGGCTGGTATGACAGGGACAGGATCACTTCCTTGATGCCGGCCTTCTTCAGCCGCTCCAGCTGGTAAAAAATGAACGGGATGTTGCCCACGGGCACGATGGGCTTCGGGGTGTTCGCGGTCAGGGGCAGCAGTTCCGAGCCTTTGCCGCCCGCCAGGATCAGTGCTTTCATGGTGTGGTGATTCCTCCAGCCAAACAGCGGCCGATTATACCCTGTCCGGCGTCGGGGAGCAGCGGAAATTTACAACAGGTAGCTGTCGTCTTCATCGTCCGGTTCCACGGGCGGCGGCGCGGGCGGAGACTGCGTGTTCCGCGACCAGCCGTCCTCCGGCGCCGGTCGCGGCGGACGAGGCCGGCCGGCGCGTCGCAAGTCAGGCGGTCCGGTCGGCCCCGGCAGGGCGGCGGCCAGTCGCACGGGATCGGAGTCGAAGAAATCAGCCAAAAACGCCGCTGCCAGCGACTGGCGCACCCGCTCGGGCGGCATGCCGGCGGTGTACTGGAACGCCCGACCGCTTTTTCGCCGTAGCACCAGGTTTTTCCGGTGGAGCTGATCCAGCATGGTCATCACCGTGGTGTAGGCCAGTGGAGGGGAATCAGGCAGCCGCGCCCGGATCTCGGCGACAGAGAGCGGACCGTCCCGCCACAAGATTTCCAGAATGCCGAACTCCCGTGGACCCGGCAGCCGGAAGCCTGCATCAGATGACCGACTCGTCTTTTTACGTCGCGGCGGCATCACAATGATTCTAACAACGCCCGAACCGGTTTGCAACGCGCCGTCGGCGGGTGCGTATGTTTTCACTTGTACCCGGGATCCAAATCCGCTAGATTAACGCTTCGCTTTTTTCTTTCAGGAGGTTGCCATGAGGAAGACGACTGCTGGATGGATGACCCTGCTGGCGCTGCTGGTGCTCACGGCCGGGGTGTGGGCGCAGTCCGAACAGCCGCCCGCGCCGAAGACCGAACCGGCACCCGCCGCCGATCACAGCAAGGAGATCCTGGTCAAGATGGGGACCCGCGTCGTGACCGTCGGCCAGATCGAGGCGGAGTTCGCCCGCATTCCGCCCCAATTCGTCAGCCATTTCAATGATCCCCAGCGGAAGAAGGATTATGTGCAGAACATCGTGGACCGCATGGTGTTCGCCGAGGAGGCCAAGGTCCAGGGGCTGATGGAGCGTGAGGACATCAAGGAAAAGATCAACTCTTACGCCGAGCGGATCCTATACACCGAATATCTGAAGACGGCCACCGACGGGCTTCAGGTGACCAGCGCCGAAGCGCGCGCATATTACGAGGCCAATCCGAACGAGTTCGTGACACCTGAACGCATCCACGCCCGGCATATCCTGGTGAAGTCGGAGGAGGAAGCCGGTACCGTCAAAGCCGAACTCGACAAGGGTGCCGACTGGAACGAACTGGCAAAGAAATATTCCGTGGACAAGAGCAACGCCGAGCGCGGCGGCGATCTCGGATTCTTCTCCCGCGGCCGCATGGTCAAGGAGTTCGAGGAAGCGGCGTTCACCATGAATCCGGGCGAGATCAAAGGACCGATCAAGACGCAGTTCGGATTCCACATCATCAAGCTGGAGGAAAAACAGGCGGCCCAGACGCAGGATTTCGCCCAGGCGGAAAAAGCCGTGACCAGCAAGCTGATGACCCAGAAACGTGAAGCCAAGCTCCAGGAGATCCGGAACCAACTGGGCACCAAATACGACGTGACGGTCAACTGGGACAAGGTCAACGACATCAAGGTGGGCAGCGGCGTCGCGGCCCCCGGCCGGCCGGGTTCGACGCCCACGCCGGTGCCCATCGGCCAG
This genomic window contains:
- a CDS encoding NDP-sugar synthase, which translates into the protein MKALILAGGKGSELLPLTANTPKPIVPVGNIPFIFYQLERLKKAGIKEVILSLSYQPRHIQELLGDGSDFGLVIHYTVEAVPQGTAGALRTAAPLITGPTLVLNGDILTGVDLSRVIAHHRERRALVTLVEGRSTRPERLGVILKNRTGRVTGFIEKPRDHELQDDWVNMGVYVMEREILDAIPADTYYTLERELFPGLIGQGAKIIAQKTDEYWCHIDNPCCYLQANFDVLSGRVPLPKFFGLFEPKPLSLPASSRMDAKSFVHESCVIKDNVVIENAVIGEKCRIEEGVQIRDSVIMSGSRFKSGAYLRYSAVGRNCVLGEAVTIGKGAFLGDKTTVADFSRI
- a CDS encoding BlaI/MecI/CopY family transcriptional regulator; translation: MPPRRKKTSRSSDAGFRLPGPREFGILEILWRDGPLSVAEIRARLPDSPPLAYTTVMTMLDQLHRKNLVLRRKSGRAFQYTAGMPPERVRQSLAAAFLADFFDSDPVRLAAALPGPTGPPDLRRAGRPRPPRPAPEDGWSRNTQSPPAPPPVEPDDEDDSYLL
- a CDS encoding S9 family peptidase: MAHRRHRAIYVVVVAGVMTVGLATWTRVAGFRPITVREIYDNPAFLSRVVEQPAWRADSRELVCRVKDPATGRSVYQAVDPLTGESRLALDPERLIQKLSGLADLAHKAPPEAAVAGVIFSPSGDRALFLYRGDIYETELLSGAIRRWTTTPEAESEVRYSPDGAKISFVRDGNFWILFRETGREVAATTDGSRVAAYGVVDWVYQEEFALGQGYWWSPDSRAVAILRLDQSNVAEYPLVDWLPQHPVITLQKYPKAGGTNPVAALFHYRLDTGELRQLAVGGVPDVYLPRVAWTPDSLHLLVQQLNRRQNRLELVRMLPAAATWQVILTEQDACWVNVHDVLYPLRQRQEFIWGSERDGFRHLYRYDLDGRLIGRLTRGAWMVTELNGLDESQGIVYFTATEHSVRERHLYRVGLEGGPPRRLTTEPGTHDVVISPDATRYLDAYSTDASPPEFRIGRLAWPLSGKAFRRPDPGLLTPYGFSRWEYLILRAPDGAELHARILKPPNFDAARRYPVLVYVYGGPHAQVVTDSWAGAYYLWHQLMAQRGFVVFSLDNRGSAGRGKAWENAIYRRLGEQELHDQLIGVEYLKTLPFVDAQRIGIWGWSYGGYMTCLAMTRASGVFRAGVAVAPVTDWLNYDTIYTERYMDLPQHNPDGYRQSSPVHFAATLSGRFFLVHGTADDNVHLQNTVQLSRRLIEAGKPFQLMLYPLMEHSIRSPESRVHLFEAMTAFWETWLTD
- a CDS encoding response regulator; its protein translation is MQILDSLRRRFTRVHNRYLFLSFLILFIAMFLLAVFIRYQFRDILLTETHERGEEFERNLRATFTPLLVTYNYASIYSYLETMVEQQNILYLAVYDKELTLAACNNYYRENQDAILRIRGTDLKYLRQTAFTEGLIVLPGGRKNYVLDIQAPVFIKPSTVRWGILHAGLSLDNMYAHLHEIHIFILLSFLVALVVTYLGLQQVARMIRRPMDTLLAGARRLATGDLNHHFDLAGANEFGTLAQSFNQMVAEVQLLQNRLEEWNRELEQRVAERTAALQETRQFLENVFNSLAECIITIDRKGILTYANARFFEISGFTRDDLGKPFSRLFLNRGLPKIKAFRTFVRCRRGETIRWEQAMLFNRRELLLELAVSPLHSLTGPPLGLLVIGRDITRQREIEQQLHHARKMEIIGGLAGSIAHDFNNLLGAILPAVELLKQDLHGPEDRRRIEIVEHSAHRAADLIAQLLSVSRQRELPLMPLDLNEIVESVLATLASVLAPDLRLQVRLDNEPVQIQGNRSMLEQFLSEVLLRSQAQQPHGGEILLITDRFQPDDGFLRLHPEVPVGDYVQLRIMDTVTGVEEQYFHQLYDPFFTATGGTADASISDSLVYGAIKKHNGYIFWNAQPDRGTTIQILLPALTPDVPFSANAKGLLEVAPTMPRGHERVLVVDDEDMVREVARDLLAELGYNVDSVSSGQEAVRMIEAAPERFDLIILDMVMPGMDGLETISCLRRIRPDLRVILVSGYDSDEKIRRALQSGYVEFMQKPYKINDLATLVRRILQSEKPPPSNP